One window of Dermacentor andersoni chromosome 7, qqDerAnde1_hic_scaffold, whole genome shotgun sequence genomic DNA carries:
- the Wdr92 gene encoding dynein axonemal assembly factor 10 isoform X1, which produces MTRPEIHKYIQHRVDFTAFDVKWMPQSAKFLAFGACPDGQGTVNVYELDGCSVNKTQQLPHPRGVKCGTFASSSREERNVTTGGFDGNLRIWDVECPSEPVVCIRGHSKIINSVDGIGDTDGSPAIVTGCKDGSVKVWDPRKPVQPTVVMEPAPEQLKLDCWAVCFGNGYSAVERCVCAGYENGDIKFFDLRNLAVTWETCVKSGVCSLEFDQKSIYMNKLVASGTGSNIHVFDLRTKHPKGGFAQLSHSDETNSTIWAARHLPQDRDIFATCAGSGTISLWKYQYPDKRTHKASDGCDEGVPGMLTHLCKASLGSQPVSALDWNPDMQGLFATCTFDQTLHVGFVTGLAS; this is translated from the exons ATGACAAGACCCGAAATACACAAATACATCCAACACAGGGTTGACTTTACCGCTTTCGACGTCAAATGGATGCCGCAGAGTGCCAAGTTCCTTGCTTTCGGAGCATGTCCGGACGGCCAAGGAACGGTGAATGTGTACGAGCTGGACGGTTGTTCAGTGAACAAAACGCAACAG CTTCCACACCCACGAGGCGTAAAATGCGGTACGTTTGCGTCCTCGAGTAGGGAGGAACGCAACGTTACGACGGGTGGCTTTGACGGAAACTTGCGAATTTG GGACGTAGAATGTCCAAGCGAGCCAGTTGTGTGCATTAGAGGCCACAGTAAAATCATAAACTCAGTTGATGGCATCGGCGACACTGACGGTTCTCCAGCGATAGTGACAGGATGCAAAGACG GTTCCGTTAAGGTGTGGGATCCGAGAAAACCAGTACAACCGACCGTGGTTATGGAACCGGCGCCGGAGCAGCTGAAGCTAGACTGTTGGGCAGTCTGCTTCG GCAACGGCTACAGCGCGGTGGAACGGTGTGTCTGTGCTGGATACGAAAATGGAGACATCAAATTTTTTGACCTCAGAAATCTCGCCGTCACCTGGGAGACCTGCGTCAAGTCAGGc GTCTGTAGCCTGGAGTTTGACCAGAAGTCCATCTACATGAATAAACTAGTCGCATCTGGAACTGGGTCCAACATACATGTCTTTGATCTGAGGACGAAGCACCCAAAAGGAGGCTTTGCTCAATTGTCACATTCT GATGAAACAAACTCTACCATTTGGGCTGCACGACATTTGCCACAAGACAGGGACATATTTGCTACCTGTGCGGGTTCAGGAACCATCAGCCTGTGGAAGTA CCAGTACCCTGATAAAAGAACCCACAAGGCTTCGGATGGCTGTGACGAAGGCGTGCCTGGCATGTTGACCCACCTCTGCAAGGCCTCTCTGGGAAGTCAGCCGGTGTCAGCACTAGACTGGAATCCAGACATGCAAGGACTCTTCGCAACATGTACCTTTGACCAGACCCTCCATGTTGGCTTTGTCACTGGTTTGGCAAGCTGA
- the Wdr92 gene encoding dynein axonemal assembly factor 10 isoform X2 — protein sequence MTRPEIHKYIQHRVDFTAFDVKWMPQSAKFLAFGACPDGQGTVNVYELDGCSVNKTQQLPHPRGVKCGTFASSSREERNVTTGGFDGNLRIWDVECPSEPVVCIRGHSKIINSVDGIGDTDGSPAIVTGCKDGSVKVWDPRKPVQPTVVMEPAPEQLKLDCWAVCFGNGYSAVERCVCAGYENGDIKFFDLRNLAVTWETCVKSGVCSLEFDQKSIYMNKLVASGTGSNIHVFDLRTKHPKGGFAQLSHSQDETNSTIWAARHLPQDRDIFATCAGSGTISLWKYQYPDKRTHKASDGCDEGVPGMLTHLCKASLGSQPVSALDWNPDMQGLFATCTFDQTLHVGFVTGLAS from the exons ATGACAAGACCCGAAATACACAAATACATCCAACACAGGGTTGACTTTACCGCTTTCGACGTCAAATGGATGCCGCAGAGTGCCAAGTTCCTTGCTTTCGGAGCATGTCCGGACGGCCAAGGAACGGTGAATGTGTACGAGCTGGACGGTTGTTCAGTGAACAAAACGCAACAG CTTCCACACCCACGAGGCGTAAAATGCGGTACGTTTGCGTCCTCGAGTAGGGAGGAACGCAACGTTACGACGGGTGGCTTTGACGGAAACTTGCGAATTTG GGACGTAGAATGTCCAAGCGAGCCAGTTGTGTGCATTAGAGGCCACAGTAAAATCATAAACTCAGTTGATGGCATCGGCGACACTGACGGTTCTCCAGCGATAGTGACAGGATGCAAAGACG GTTCCGTTAAGGTGTGGGATCCGAGAAAACCAGTACAACCGACCGTGGTTATGGAACCGGCGCCGGAGCAGCTGAAGCTAGACTGTTGGGCAGTCTGCTTCG GCAACGGCTACAGCGCGGTGGAACGGTGTGTCTGTGCTGGATACGAAAATGGAGACATCAAATTTTTTGACCTCAGAAATCTCGCCGTCACCTGGGAGACCTGCGTCAAGTCAGGc GTCTGTAGCCTGGAGTTTGACCAGAAGTCCATCTACATGAATAAACTAGTCGCATCTGGAACTGGGTCCAACATACATGTCTTTGATCTGAGGACGAAGCACCCAAAAGGAGGCTTTGCTCAATTGTCACATTCT CAGGATGAAACAAACTCTACCATTTGGGCTGCACGACATTTGCCACAAGACAGGGACATATTTGCTACCTGTGCGGGTTCAGGAACCATCAGCCTGTGGAAGTA CCAGTACCCTGATAAAAGAACCCACAAGGCTTCGGATGGCTGTGACGAAGGCGTGCCTGGCATGTTGACCCACCTCTGCAAGGCCTCTCTGGGAAGTCAGCCGGTGTCAGCACTAGACTGGAATCCAGACATGCAAGGACTCTTCGCAACATGTACCTTTGACCAGACCCTCCATGTTGGCTTTGTCACTGGTTTGGCAAGCTGA